From the genome of Streptosporangiales bacterium, one region includes:
- a CDS encoding DUF72 domain-containing protein produces the protein MAAQGADGTVKVGTASWTDKTLLASGWYPSDATTPEARLKYYAEQFPLVEVDSTYYSPPNENVARSWVERTPPGFTFNVKAFSLLTQHPTKPRALYKDLRPETTKNVYLKDLDDDVVEQVWERFLGALQPLHEAGKLGALLFQFPQWFVIGKRNREYILRCRERADPMPICVEFRNKTWLSEENERETLDFLEKYALPYVCVDMPQGHTSSVRPVVAATADLAVIRFHGHSDNWTSRDIYERFGYLYSGDEVAAWAPRVRELAGQAREVHSLWNNCYSDYAQRNARQVIDALTEYD, from the coding sequence ATGGCGGCACAGGGCGCGGACGGCACGGTCAAGGTGGGCACCGCGTCGTGGACCGACAAGACGCTGCTCGCGTCCGGCTGGTACCCGAGCGACGCGACCACGCCGGAAGCCAGGCTGAAGTACTACGCGGAGCAGTTCCCGCTCGTCGAGGTCGACTCGACGTACTACTCGCCGCCGAACGAGAACGTCGCGCGGTCGTGGGTCGAGCGCACCCCGCCCGGCTTCACGTTCAACGTCAAGGCGTTCTCGCTGCTGACCCAGCACCCCACCAAGCCCCGCGCGCTGTACAAGGACCTGCGACCGGAGACCACGAAGAACGTCTACCTGAAGGACCTCGACGACGACGTCGTCGAGCAGGTGTGGGAACGCTTCCTCGGTGCGCTCCAGCCGCTGCACGAGGCCGGCAAGCTCGGCGCGCTGCTGTTCCAGTTCCCGCAGTGGTTCGTGATCGGCAAGCGCAACAGGGAGTACATCCTGCGCTGCCGCGAGCGTGCCGACCCGATGCCGATCTGCGTGGAGTTCCGCAACAAGACCTGGCTGAGCGAGGAGAACGAGCGCGAGACGCTCGACTTCCTGGAGAAGTACGCGCTGCCGTACGTATGCGTGGACATGCCGCAGGGACACACCAGCTCGGTGCGCCCGGTGGTCGCCGCGACCGCGGACCTCGCCGTCATCCGCTTCCACGGACACAGCGACAACTGGACCAGCCGCGACATCTACGAACGGTTCGGCTACCTGTACAGCGGGGACGAGGTGGCCGCCTGGGCGCCGCGGGTGCGCGAGCTTGCCGGGCAGGCCCGCGAGGTGCACTCGCTGTGGAACAACTGCTACTCGGACTATGCGCAGAGGAACGCCAGGCAGGTGATCGACGCCCTGACCGAGTACGACTAG
- a CDS encoding FCD domain-containing protein, whose protein sequence is MPHTRTPTETRQPRGPPLTVPRSTFLRAAYEHVRAAVVDGTLPPGARVTVRPLAEELDLSPTPIKAALATLEREGFLVSVPHRGYFVPEVETKDLLEIYELREAVDGMAARRAAVAANRAEVADRLQELLDEQRKLVEKGDLRSYGESDVEFHHLIWESSGNLRLLAMAENLTAQVRLANRYSARAPGRLPGALDEHEAIVAAIRNDNARTAERHVRRHVRQSAEALRRYARTEQESGG, encoded by the coding sequence ATGCCACATACTCGAACTCCGACCGAAACCCGACAGCCACGAGGGCCGCCGTTGACCGTACCGCGTTCGACGTTCCTGCGGGCCGCGTACGAGCACGTACGGGCCGCGGTCGTCGACGGTACGCTGCCGCCCGGTGCACGAGTGACGGTGCGGCCGCTGGCCGAGGAGCTCGACCTCAGCCCCACCCCCATCAAGGCGGCACTGGCCACCCTCGAACGGGAAGGCTTCCTCGTCTCCGTGCCGCACCGCGGCTACTTCGTACCCGAGGTGGAGACCAAGGACCTGCTGGAGATCTACGAGCTGCGCGAGGCCGTCGACGGGATGGCCGCTCGGCGCGCGGCGGTCGCCGCGAACCGCGCCGAGGTAGCCGACCGCCTGCAGGAGCTGCTCGACGAGCAACGCAAGCTCGTCGAGAAGGGCGACCTCCGTTCGTACGGCGAGTCCGACGTGGAGTTCCACCACCTCATCTGGGAGAGCTCGGGGAACCTGCGGCTGCTCGCCATGGCGGAGAACCTCACCGCGCAGGTGCGGCTGGCCAACCGATACTCCGCCCGGGCACCTGGACGCCTACCCGGCGCACTCGACGAACACGAGGCGATCGTCGCCGCCATCAGGAACGACAACGCCAGGACCGCGGAACGCCACGTACGCCGCCACGTCCGCCAGTCGGCGGAGGCGCTGCGCCGCTACGCCCGCACCGAGCAGGAGTCCGGCGGCTAG